Proteins encoded within one genomic window of Desertibacillus haloalkaliphilus:
- a CDS encoding VOC family protein has protein sequence MIVSMYPYIILDGQGQEAVKFYEHALDAEVIGLQTFGDMPGDPEFPTPPEAKDRVLNAHLKAGNAELMISDTFPGQTYQVGTHVSVAVSINNAEKAKEMFEKLQEGGQVTMPLQETFWSPAYGQVTDRYGVTWQVSTQKS, from the coding sequence ATGATCGTAAGTATGTACCCTTACATCATTTTAGATGGTCAAGGCCAAGAGGCGGTTAAATTTTATGAACATGCGTTGGACGCAGAAGTTATCGGTCTGCAAACGTTCGGTGATATGCCTGGTGACCCAGAGTTTCCGACACCGCCAGAAGCGAAAGACCGTGTATTAAATGCCCACTTGAAGGCTGGCAATGCAGAATTAATGATTTCTGACACGTTCCCAGGCCAAACTTACCAGGTAGGTACACACGTGTCAGTGGCTGTTTCGATAAATAATGCTGAAAAAGCAAAAGAAATGTTTGAAAAATTACAGGAAGGAGGCCAAGTGACAATGCCCCTTCAAGAAACATTTTGGAGTCCAGCTTATGGGCAAGTGACAGATAGATACGGAGTTACTTGGCAAGTTTCAACTCAAAAAAGTTGA
- a CDS encoding CBO0543 family protein gives MFRDKSVLIFVWCMTIVLLFKFVPKEKVRHGILAFLFKQLITWVFGLMVVEKGLIKYPVRLFFHKANKSSFSFEYFIYPTICAIFNVNYPEYGSRLKKSLYYLLLTGLLTLGEVVAERYTNLIHYVKWRWYWSFITMGVAFYFSRIFYRWFFKEEFQLERANIEQIHVGTPLQEQDSIY, from the coding sequence ATGTTTAGAGACAAAAGTGTTTTGATTTTCGTATGGTGTATGACGATTGTGTTACTGTTTAAATTTGTACCTAAGGAAAAAGTGAGACATGGAATACTAGCCTTTTTATTTAAGCAGCTCATTACTTGGGTATTCGGTTTGATGGTCGTCGAAAAAGGCCTAATAAAATATCCAGTGAGGTTGTTTTTTCATAAAGCAAATAAATCGAGTTTTTCATTTGAGTATTTTATCTACCCTACCATATGTGCCATCTTTAATGTGAATTATCCAGAGTATGGGAGCCGGTTAAAAAAATCACTTTATTATTTGCTTCTCACAGGCTTATTAACATTAGGTGAAGTAGTAGCGGAACGGTACACGAATCTTATTCATTATGTCAAATGGAGGTGGTATTGGAGTTTTATTACCATGGGTGTGGCGTTTTATTTTTCACGTATATTTTACCGATGGTTCTTTAAAGAGGAATTTCAATTAGAGAGAGCTAACATTGAACAGATACATGTTGGAACACCATTGCAAGAGCAGGACTCAATATATTGA
- a CDS encoding FbpB family small basic protein yields MKKRFLNLEHLIQDNKREILANEEDLERIEKRIDDRHQPEIQTDTSRERKPEPV; encoded by the coding sequence ATGAAGAAACGTTTTTTAAATTTAGAGCATTTGATTCAAGACAATAAAAGAGAAATTCTCGCAAACGAAGAGGACCTAGAACGTATTGAGAAACGAATAGATGATAGACATCAACCTGAAATACAAACAGACACGAGTCGTGAGCGTAAGCCTGAACCAGTTTAA
- a CDS encoding DUF1648 domain-containing protein: MWDKINKYYNPLIDILAFLVLILTVIYSVFHYRELPNEVPHHFNLAGEPDAWGKRESSLVY; encoded by the coding sequence ATGTGGGATAAAATTAACAAGTATTATAACCCGTTAATTGATATTTTAGCGTTTTTGGTTTTAATACTTACGGTTATATACAGTGTATTCCATTATCGTGAGTTACCGAATGAGGTGCCGCACCATTTTAACTTAGCAGGCGAACCAGACGCGTGGGGGAAAAGGGAATCATCATTGGTTTATTGA
- a CDS encoding ABC transporter ATP-binding protein — MIKLENVTIRRNEKRILNNVSWSMKKGEHWSILGLNGSGKTTLLKIINGYIWPTSGHVEVLGNVFGQANILELRKEIGWVSSSLQQRLRNHDTALAIILSGKFASVGLYDHIDESDIDYAKHLMKLLDCEHIQDHPYEILSQGERQGALIAL, encoded by the coding sequence TTGATTAAGCTAGAAAATGTAACGATTAGACGCAATGAAAAAAGAATATTAAATAATGTTAGTTGGTCGATGAAGAAGGGGGAGCACTGGAGTATATTAGGATTAAATGGCTCTGGAAAAACAACACTTTTAAAAATCATTAATGGGTATATATGGCCAACGAGTGGACATGTAGAAGTTTTGGGAAATGTTTTTGGACAAGCAAATATACTAGAATTGCGGAAAGAGATTGGATGGGTGAGTTCGTCATTACAACAAAGATTACGTAATCATGATACCGCTTTAGCTATTATTTTGAGTGGGAAGTTTGCTTCTGTAGGGTTATACGATCATATCGACGAAAGCGATATTGACTACGCGAAACATTTAATGAAATTATTAGATTGTGAACATATACAGGATCATCCATACGAGATTCTTTCGCAAGGAGAACGTCAAGGAGCACTAATCGCTCTTTAG
- a CDS encoding YdbC family protein, producing the protein MANIKFEIKETIGTVSEGAKGWKKELNLVSWNGREPKYDLRDWSPEHEKMGKGLTLSEEELIQLKELLNQLDL; encoded by the coding sequence ATGGCGAATATTAAATTTGAAATTAAAGAGACAATTGGAACAGTTTCCGAAGGTGCGAAGGGATGGAAAAAAGAATTAAACTTAGTCAGTTGGAATGGGCGCGAGCCAAAATACGACTTACGCGATTGGTCCCCAGAACATGAAAAAATGGGGAAGGGCCTTACTCTTTCAGAAGAAGAACTCATACAGTTAAAGGAATTATTAAATCAACTAGACCTTTAG
- a CDS encoding MarR family winged helix-turn-helix transcriptional regulator, protein MNYLLKQQMLLMVRALYFCMEDHWSDIGKKFNVSPAQQHVLFLLQANKQALTPTEIGELGCWHSSTVTRLLKPLKEKGLISVEINKSRPRYKQVSITSNGLVLFDKLLNIVKEEENFPFDMSHLSEEEVLNFLEYGQRILDVHKGKDFRKVLSANVDNYGYA, encoded by the coding sequence TGTTATTGATGGTTAGGGCTTTATATTTCTGTATGGAAGATCACTGGTCAGATATAGGAAAGAAGTTTAACGTGTCCCCTGCCCAACAACACGTATTATTTTTGCTGCAGGCAAATAAACAAGCACTGACTCCTACAGAAATTGGTGAATTAGGCTGTTGGCATAGTTCGACCGTAACTAGGCTTCTTAAACCTTTAAAAGAAAAAGGGCTGATTAGCGTTGAAATAAATAAAAGCCGACCAAGGTACAAACAGGTTTCAATTACAAGCAATGGACTGGTGCTGTTTGACAAGTTATTGAACATTGTTAAGGAAGAAGAGAATTTTCCCTTTGACATGAGTCACTTATCAGAGGAAGAGGTTTTAAACTTTTTAGAGTATGGCCAGAGAATATTAGATGTACATAAAGGAAAAGACTTCAGAAAAGTTCTCAGTGCAAACGTAGACAATTATGGGTATGCCTAG
- a CDS encoding nuclear transport factor 2 family protein translates to MPETHHYTMNTVISIDSKSGEATEVSDLDSTGTNRDGVPLVIAGTYYDKFSNKTGEWRFTKKGSLNFII, encoded by the coding sequence ATGCCAGAAACGCATCATTACACAATGAATACTGTTATTTCCATAGATAGTAAGAGTGGTGAAGCAACAGAGGTCTCAGATCTTGATTCAACGGGAACGAATAGGGATGGTGTCCCTTTAGTTATCGCGGGTACTTATTACGATAAATTTAGTAATAAGACAGGGGAATGGCGGTTTACAAAAAAAGGGAGTTTAAACTTCATTATTTAA
- a CDS encoding CDGSH iron-sulfur domain-containing protein, translating into MATIKVNDDGSLRVTGDVELVDGKGNTIETKQTFSLCRCGLSNNKPFCDGSHKGKFESSVRA; encoded by the coding sequence ATGGCTACTATTAAGGTTAATGATGATGGTTCTTTACGTGTAACAGGAGATGTTGAATTAGTAGATGGTAAGGGGAACACAATTGAAACTAAACAAACATTTTCATTATGTAGGTGTGGACTATCAAACAATAAACCATTTTGTGACGGATCACACAAAGGCAAATTTGAAAGTTCTGTTAGGGCTTAG
- a CDS encoding cupin domain-containing protein, protein MMYYLSNTYPYPYYVNAFPPQYRAANMATNHNEQNQAELENVIEGIKRESTAVDLYQRLSSIAPDPQHKHDILHALEGKRNHLNEVTNLYFTLTGKQPVYQIDKVPFQSYREGLQKAYNLEVEGYEEDYRSCLMTQHPQLQPLFLSAIHCQQENASRLRSLNEDILNRVTDYGSEPFVVDIEEATKQNTTFRTALWTGTHLQVTLMSIGVGEDIGLEIHPHLDQFIRIEEGQGIVQMGDQQDRLDFQEEVFADYAIIIPAGKWHNLTNTGDQPIKLYSIYAPPQHPYGTVHETKAIAMAAEENHHN, encoded by the coding sequence ATGATGTATTATCTGTCTAATACGTATCCATACCCTTATTACGTGAACGCTTTCCCTCCTCAATATCGTGCAGCCAACATGGCAACGAACCACAACGAACAAAATCAAGCTGAACTTGAAAATGTCATAGAAGGAATAAAAAGAGAATCTACGGCTGTCGACCTTTATCAACGCTTATCGTCTATCGCTCCAGATCCTCAGCATAAACATGACATTCTTCATGCCCTAGAAGGTAAAAGAAATCACCTGAATGAAGTTACAAACCTTTATTTTACACTAACTGGAAAACAACCTGTCTACCAAATAGATAAGGTCCCTTTTCAAAGTTATAGAGAGGGTTTACAGAAAGCTTATAACCTTGAGGTAGAGGGTTATGAAGAAGACTATAGAAGTTGTCTAATGACCCAACACCCACAACTTCAACCTCTTTTTTTGTCGGCAATTCATTGTCAGCAAGAGAACGCTTCACGACTTCGTTCCTTAAATGAGGACATTTTAAACCGTGTAACGGATTATGGGTCTGAACCGTTTGTCGTTGATATCGAGGAGGCAACGAAGCAAAACACTACATTCCGTACAGCCTTATGGACCGGTACCCATTTACAAGTAACATTGATGAGTATTGGTGTTGGCGAAGATATTGGGTTAGAAATTCACCCTCACCTTGATCAATTCATCCGTATAGAGGAAGGTCAGGGGATTGTTCAAATGGGAGATCAACAAGATCGATTAGATTTTCAGGAGGAAGTCTTTGCTGACTATGCCATAATAATCCCTGCAGGAAAATGGCATAATTTAACAAATACAGGTGACCAGCCAATTAAACTTTACTCTATTTATGCACCGCCTCAACATCCGTACGGCACTGTGCATGAAACAAAAGCTATTGCAATGGCTGCTGAAGAAAACCATCACAACTAA
- a CDS encoding RluA family pseudouridine synthase, translating into MQVPILYEDNHLLFVEKPVNIPVQEDRSKSQDLLTFLKEDLRIRYQKPGNVYLGLVQRLDRPVGGVMVFAKTSKAAARLSDAIRRKNIQKRYLAVVRGRPAKDRDRLEDFLVKNHQENKVYTTSSHHKKAKKAVMDYELIGSKKGLSLLSIRLHTGRPHQIRVQLASQDCPLYGDQKYGVEVNQPGQQIALWSQKLALDHPTKKEKTEINSQPPNEYPWNLW; encoded by the coding sequence ATGCAAGTTCCTATCCTTTACGAGGACAATCATTTACTTTTTGTAGAGAAACCAGTTAATATTCCAGTACAAGAGGATCGATCGAAAAGTCAAGATTTACTTACTTTCCTAAAAGAGGATTTGAGAATTCGTTACCAGAAGCCTGGGAATGTTTACCTTGGGCTTGTCCAACGTCTGGATCGACCTGTCGGAGGGGTTATGGTGTTTGCAAAAACCTCTAAAGCTGCAGCGCGGTTATCAGATGCGATTCGGAGAAAAAACATACAAAAAAGGTATTTAGCTGTAGTACGGGGCCGTCCTGCAAAAGATCGTGATAGATTAGAAGATTTTCTAGTAAAAAATCACCAGGAAAATAAAGTGTACACGACATCATCTCATCATAAAAAAGCTAAGAAAGCGGTCATGGACTATGAATTGATCGGATCTAAGAAAGGATTGAGTCTTCTTTCGATTCGGCTTCACACCGGTCGACCACACCAAATACGTGTTCAACTAGCTTCTCAAGATTGTCCACTTTACGGAGATCAAAAGTATGGGGTAGAAGTGAACCAACCTGGTCAGCAAATTGCTTTATGGTCACAGAAACTAGCTCTTGATCATCCGACCAAAAAAGAAAAAACCGAAATAAATTCTCAGCCACCAAATGAGTATCCGTGGAATCTTTGGTAA
- a CDS encoding SAM-dependent methyltransferase — translation MNPWNQRFQNQNYVYGTEPNEFLVSAQQKLKLSGDVLAIAEGEGRNAVYLAQQGLHVTAWDYAESGIAKTNRLAEDRNVSVETELVDLNEAKWRSDRWDEVICIFGHFPEELRQKTLQGVKQAVKPGGYYISEVYSHYQLPYKSGGPRDTDLLYRPEEFLQAFSDWRIVHFFMGEVVRHEGELHKGLSHVIQFIGQKPE, via the coding sequence TTGAACCCATGGAATCAGCGATTTCAAAATCAGAACTATGTCTATGGAACCGAGCCGAATGAATTTTTAGTTAGTGCTCAACAAAAGCTCAAATTATCTGGTGATGTGTTAGCAATAGCTGAGGGAGAAGGGCGTAATGCGGTATATTTGGCTCAACAAGGACTTCATGTAACGGCTTGGGACTATGCTGAGTCAGGTATAGCCAAAACAAATAGGCTCGCTGAAGATAGGAATGTCTCCGTTGAAACGGAACTAGTAGACCTAAATGAAGCTAAATGGCGAAGCGATCGCTGGGATGAGGTTATTTGTATATTCGGTCATTTTCCTGAGGAGTTACGTCAGAAAACTCTTCAAGGAGTAAAGCAAGCGGTAAAACCAGGGGGCTATTATATTAGTGAAGTCTATTCGCACTATCAACTTCCATATAAAAGTGGAGGCCCTCGAGATACAGACCTTTTGTATCGACCAGAAGAGTTTCTTCAGGCTTTCTCAGATTGGCGTATTGTTCATTTTTTTATGGGGGAAGTTGTTCGTCATGAAGGGGAATTGCATAAGGGTTTGTCGCATGTGATTCAATTTATTGGCCAAAAGCCTGAATGA
- a CDS encoding Bcr/CflA family efflux MFS transporter, protein MEKNTTWKQRIGLAIILSMLAVLGPLNIDMYLPAFPEIGEDLTASASLVQMSLTACLIGLAAGQLIVGPISDAHGRRKPLLISITLFALSSLLCALAPTIEFLIAGRFLQGLTASAGIVISRAVVRDIFSGKELTKFFSLLMVINAVAPLAAPIAGGGILWFPFANWSTIFLFLALIGIIIVITIYYRLEETLPVEKRMPSSIGHSFRTMGDLFKDRSFIGYALTLGFVHGGSFAYVSGTPFVYQDIYGVSPQLFSILFGINGIAIITGSFLVGRLAGIVEEKRILQTGVILSTCAASFLFVMALIEGPLALIVIPIYIYMTGMGIVLTSSFTLAIAKQSHRAGSASALLGMLPLLIGSIVSPLAGINEASAVPMGTIIFVTTLIGTTALFTLTEKAQVQQKEKK, encoded by the coding sequence ATGGAAAAGAATACAACATGGAAACAACGTATTGGCTTAGCCATTATACTGAGCATGCTGGCAGTTTTAGGTCCTCTAAATATTGATATGTACTTACCTGCCTTCCCTGAAATTGGAGAAGATTTAACGGCTAGTGCTTCTCTCGTTCAAATGAGTCTTACGGCATGCCTCATCGGGCTTGCTGCTGGTCAACTCATTGTTGGCCCCATTAGTGATGCACATGGACGTAGAAAGCCTCTCCTTATTTCAATTACATTATTTGCATTGTCTTCTTTATTATGTGCTCTAGCTCCAACCATTGAATTTTTAATAGCTGGACGCTTTTTACAAGGTCTAACTGCTTCAGCAGGAATTGTTATCTCACGTGCAGTCGTACGGGATATATTTAGTGGTAAAGAATTAACGAAGTTTTTTTCACTCTTGATGGTGATTAATGCGGTTGCTCCATTAGCGGCGCCAATCGCAGGGGGTGGAATTTTATGGTTCCCTTTTGCCAATTGGAGTACGATTTTTTTATTTTTAGCACTTATCGGGATCATCATTGTTATTACGATTTACTATCGATTAGAGGAAACCCTACCTGTCGAAAAGCGGATGCCTAGCTCCATCGGTCATTCATTTCGTACAATGGGCGATTTATTCAAAGATCGTTCGTTTATCGGGTATGCGCTCACACTAGGTTTCGTCCATGGAGGTAGCTTTGCTTATGTGTCAGGGACGCCATTTGTATACCAAGACATTTACGGCGTATCCCCACAATTGTTTAGTATCCTGTTTGGTATTAATGGAATTGCTATTATTACGGGAAGCTTTTTAGTAGGGCGTTTAGCTGGAATTGTAGAGGAGAAGAGGATCTTACAAACCGGCGTAATCCTCTCCACTTGTGCGGCTTCATTTTTATTTGTGATGGCTCTTATCGAAGGTCCACTTGCTCTTATCGTCATTCCGATATATATCTATATGACTGGTATGGGGATCGTGTTAACGAGCTCTTTTACCCTTGCGATAGCCAAGCAAAGTCACCGGGCCGGAAGTGCGAGCGCCTTGCTCGGAATGCTCCCTCTGCTAATCGGTTCCATTGTATCCCCTCTTGCGGGAATAAATGAAGCTTCTGCTGTCCCAATGGGGACCATTATTTTCGTCACAACTCTTATCGGCACAACTGCATTATTTACATTAACAGAAAAAGCACAAGTTCAGCAGAAAGAAAAAAAGTAA
- a CDS encoding CBO0543 family protein, with protein sequence MVERLLKYFGIIFGICSIPTLFKKPSVKTWLPLFLINCLVNYIFDKTLVETKQIKYPKRALPNITKINILYDFFICPYLSIWYCQSTYNSQLKGIIGKLILFSVPQAMYEILLERKTNSLEFTGQWKWLYSFFLVFVVKVISRVLLEFLKGDNGKAQSNINHQMIVRK encoded by the coding sequence ATGGTCGAGCGGTTACTTAAATATTTTGGTATTATTTTTGGTATATGTTCGATTCCGACTTTATTTAAAAAGCCCTCAGTAAAGACTTGGTTGCCGTTATTTTTGATTAATTGCCTAGTTAATTATATTTTTGATAAGACTTTAGTCGAAACTAAACAAATAAAATATCCAAAAAGAGCTTTACCGAACATTACAAAAATAAATATTTTATACGACTTTTTTATCTGTCCTTATTTATCAATTTGGTATTGTCAATCAACATATAATTCTCAACTAAAAGGCATCATAGGGAAATTAATCCTCTTCTCTGTACCTCAAGCAATGTATGAAATTCTTCTAGAAAGGAAAACCAATTCACTTGAATTTACAGGTCAATGGAAATGGCTCTATTCGTTTTTTCTTGTCTTTGTTGTTAAAGTGATATCAAGAGTTTTGCTTGAATTCCTAAAAGGAGATAATGGAAAAGCACAATCTAACATAAATCATCAAATGATTGTTAGAAAATAA
- a CDS encoding pirin family protein — translation MGTDKSQIFQRSVKDQWYVKYEQASFPFIQKGWVLPVDRWSDFDPFILMAEDWFKRGAFSDHPHRGFQTITYVIDGRLEHIDNGGGRDILEPGDVQYMNAGWAARHAEEAVADDIAHTLQLWLNLPKHLKNTETSYQNIYAEDTPVLNVEGGSVRVFSGEFAGVIGPLQSLVPITLAEVSLGQGASYIHLLPETHNAFLYVLSGDINVGKDKTNLKKHGVATLTYEGNGDSSKVSEFKIKSNHRRSRLLIYSGTPIKEQIVPYGPFVMNTMDEIKQAYSDYHDGKFGPPAV, via the coding sequence ATGGGGACAGATAAATCTCAAATATTTCAAAGGTCTGTAAAAGACCAGTGGTATGTAAAGTATGAACAGGCTTCTTTTCCATTTATTCAAAAAGGATGGGTCCTCCCAGTAGATCGGTGGAGTGATTTTGACCCGTTTATCCTAATGGCTGAAGATTGGTTTAAAAGAGGTGCATTTTCTGATCACCCACATCGAGGGTTTCAAACGATTACATATGTTATTGATGGGCGACTAGAGCACATTGACAATGGTGGAGGTAGAGATATTCTAGAACCTGGTGATGTTCAATATATGAATGCAGGGTGGGCAGCGAGGCATGCTGAGGAAGCTGTCGCCGATGACATTGCTCATACTCTTCAACTATGGCTTAATTTACCGAAACATCTAAAGAATACTGAAACGTCCTATCAAAATATATATGCTGAAGATACGCCGGTTCTCAACGTTGAAGGTGGTTCAGTTAGAGTGTTTTCAGGTGAATTTGCTGGCGTTATAGGCCCTTTACAATCTTTGGTTCCAATTACATTGGCAGAAGTTAGTCTTGGTCAAGGAGCGAGTTACATTCATTTACTACCGGAAACACATAATGCATTTTTGTATGTCTTATCAGGGGATATAAATGTCGGGAAGGATAAAACCAACTTGAAAAAGCATGGCGTCGCAACTCTTACGTATGAAGGTAACGGTGACTCTTCAAAGGTAAGCGAATTTAAAATTAAGTCAAATCATAGACGTTCAAGACTCCTCATTTATTCTGGCACACCAATTAAAGAACAAATTGTGCCGTATGGTCCGTTTGTTATGAACACGATGGATGAAATTAAGCAAGCGTACAGCGACTACCATGATGGGAAATTTGGACCACCTGCTGTTTGA
- a CDS encoding Cof-type HAD-IIB family hydrolase — protein MTPQSVIFFDIDGTLLDHDKKLPHSTKEAIFKLKENGHIVGIATGRAPFMYEDLRKELDIHTFISYNGQYVVLDGEVIYTNSLNHSSIEKLTEAAMHNNHPIVYMDHEDMKANVPEHSYIDESIATLNINRFPTHDPSYYKGRELYQSLLFCLEGEEGQYEQAFDDFDFIRWHPVSVDVLPKGGSKAKGIEKIVEKLGIPEDHQYAFGDGLNDIEMLSTVKNSVAMGNGKDRVKEVAKYVTRSVEDDGIVHGLQMVGLL, from the coding sequence TTGACACCACAAAGCGTAATCTTTTTTGATATTGACGGAACTTTGCTTGATCATGATAAAAAATTGCCACATTCAACAAAAGAAGCTATTTTCAAACTAAAAGAAAACGGACATATTGTAGGTATTGCCACTGGACGTGCTCCTTTCATGTATGAGGACCTAAGAAAAGAATTAGATATTCATACCTTTATTAGTTATAACGGACAATACGTCGTTTTAGATGGTGAAGTGATTTACACAAATTCGTTAAACCACTCGTCGATTGAAAAGTTAACTGAAGCTGCCATGCATAATAATCATCCAATTGTCTACATGGACCATGAAGATATGAAAGCTAATGTCCCTGAGCATTCTTATATAGATGAGAGCATCGCTACGTTAAACATCAATCGCTTTCCTACACATGACCCCAGTTATTACAAGGGCCGTGAACTATATCAATCTCTACTTTTTTGTCTAGAAGGGGAGGAAGGACAATATGAACAGGCTTTTGATGATTTTGATTTTATAAGGTGGCATCCTGTTTCAGTCGATGTTCTTCCTAAGGGCGGTTCTAAAGCAAAAGGAATCGAAAAAATTGTTGAAAAACTAGGTATCCCAGAAGATCATCAATATGCATTTGGAGATGGACTTAATGATATAGAGATGCTTTCCACAGTAAAAAATAGTGTGGCGATGGGGAATGGGAAAGACAGAGTCAAAGAAGTCGCAAAGTATGTTACAAGATCAGTGGAAGATGATGGCATTGTACATGGACTTCAAATGGTTGGCCTTTTATAA